The sequence below is a genomic window from Cobetia sp. cqz5-12.
GCTCGCCGTTCGGGCCGTCGATCTCGACGCCGATCATGCGCTTCTGGGCATCCTCGTCGTCATCCGGCATGCCGTAGTGCACCTTCTTCGGCACCTGACGGGTCAGCATCGCGACGCCGTAGTGGCCCTTCTGGCCGTGCCACACCACGTGATAGCCCAGCGCCTCGATGTGCGCGTGGGGGAATTCACTGTCCTGCACCTTGGTTTCCTGCAGGCCAATGACTTCCGGCTGATGCGTCTCGATCAGCGCTTCCAGCTGATGCGGACGCGCACGGATGCCGTTGATGTTGAAGGAAATCAGGCGCATCACGCTTCGCCTCCACCATCATCCTTGGAGGAGCTGTCTTCCTTCGTCGGCGCATCAGGGTGCAGCGGCAACAGCGGCGCGGCGTTCATGCGCTCCAGCTTGGCGGCAGCCTGGGACTTGCGCTGGTCCTTCTTCTTGGCCACGTAACGCGGGCCGGAATGGACCTGGTCCGGGTTCTCGGCGCGCCACTTCTTGAAGTCCTTGCGGCGGCCGGTACGAATCTGCACCTTGTCGGCGATGGAGCGGCTCTTCTTTCTACGTGTCATCTTCGGGCTTTCCTGTTCGGTGTCGGCAGTCGCCAGCCTTGAGTCGCACGGCAAGGCCGCGGCACGCGGGCAACCGCATCAGTTGTCGGGCATTCTACCAGCCTGCATGGGGCGGGTGCCATGAGGGGCTCGTGGTGAGACGCATCGCGTGTCGTGCACGCGAGGATGTCTCGCGCCGAGAGCGTCATGATGCAGGGGCGCGAAGACGCCGGCGGGCTGGTACAATATGTCGGCGTTATCGTCGCTGCCCGCAGGTGAGGTGCGTGACTGGCCGCTTGAACCGGCGCCTTGTGTCTCATGCACGATGGCGAGTCGCCTACCCCTCGGGGCACGCTTCCCCTCACGCATGTCAGAGACAACGGCTTGCCGGACGCGCCAGTCTTGCTGCCATTGCCCGTGCCAGCGACATGCAATATGCAATATGCAATATGCAATATATGAGTGTTACCTGAATGACCCTGGCAGGTACGCCGCCCCGGCCCACACAGTAAGACAGATAGACAGACGGGCGGCGGCGAACTGTCCCGTGGCGTGGCCAAGGTTGCCCGGCAGCCTGATGCCCGCCCGATGAAGAAGTCCTTTCGACCGACACGCAGTATCGGCCGTCCTTGTGGCGACCCGTGAGCCTGTCCGTTGCGTGAGCCCGGCGATGACATGACCGGTGCCACGTGAGCAGACCCTCATGGCAGACGTCCGCTCCAGTCCCTTGCCGAACATTCGGGCAGGGGAGCGCTGGATGCGTGAATCCGTCAAGAACAGGTGAGAGCATTCGTGTCCTTCTGCACCCGAGGCCTGCGTGGCCTCGGAGACGCACACCCAGGGGGTGTCGCCGCAGAAGTGCAGGGAATGGCTCCCAATCCGGTAAAGGCGCATGCAGCCCGAGACTACCGCGCATCAGGCGCGAGTCAGGCGAACCAGGTGAGACGACTGGGCATGACGAACCAACCGGGTGTGGCCTGTCACGGCGAGATTCCGAGAACGACCCGCGCCTGTCGCATATGAACCCTTGAAAAGAACGGATTACATGAGCGAGACGGATCAGACCCAGCCAGCCGCTGAGCAGACTCAGCAAGAGCCGCAGGACCCGAACCAGAAGCCGAGAAAGCCCAAGCGTCGTCGTCGCAAGCCGCGTCGCTCCCAGTCCAAGTGGAACCTCGATCAGTTTCCGGTCGCGCCGGTCGCCGGTCAGTGGCGCTTCCATGATTTCGATCTGCCGCTGCCGCTGATGCGTGCCATCCAGAAGGCCGGCTTTGAATACTGCACCCCGATCCAGGCCCAGACCTTCGAGAAGGCGCTGCTGGGTGGTGACGTGGTCGGCCGTGCCCAGACCGGCAGCGGCAAGACCGCCGCCTTCCTGATCGCCACCCTGGCCTACTTCCTGGAAGAGAAGGCGCCGGAAGGCCAGAAGCCGGGCGCACCGCGTGCCGTCATCATCGCGCCGACCCGTGAGCTTGCGCTGCAGATCGAGAAGGACGCCAAGGCGTTCTCCGAATTCGCGCGCATCTCGGTGGCCTGCGTGGTGGGTGGCATGGACTACCAGAAGCAGCGTGAACGCCTCGAGCGCAAGGTCGACCTGCTGGTCGCCACGCCAGGCCGCCTGCTCGATTTTCACACCAAGCGCGATGTCGATCTCTCCGAGACCGAGGTGCTGGTGGTCGATGAAGCGGACCGCATGCTGTCGATGGGCTTCATTCCCGACGTCAAGCGCATCATCCGCGCCACACCGCGTCCCGAAGAGCGCCAGACGCTGCTGTTCTCCGCCGAGCTGTCTTCCGACGTGCTGGGGCTGGCCGAGCAGTGGACGCATGAGGCGACTCAGGTCGCGGTCGAGCACGAAGCGACGGCTGCCATCGCGGCGGACAACGACGCCGTGCAGACCTACACCGTGAGCGATGATGACAAGCTGCGTCTGCTGATCAATCTGGTGAAGCAGGGCGAGATGGAGCGCTCCGTGGTCTTCGGCAACAGCCGTGGGCTGGTGCGCAAGATCAACGCCGCGCTCAAGGAGGCCGGTATCGAGTCGGCGGTGATGTCCGGTGCCGAGACCCAGACCGAGCGCCTGGAAGCCCATGAGGCCTTCCGCAACGGCAAGCTCAAGGTGCTGGTGGTCAGCGATGTCGCCGGGCGTGGCTTCGCACTCGAGGACGCGACCCATGCGATCAACTTCACGCTGCCGGAAGTGCCGGAAGACTACGTCCACCGTGCAAGCTTCAGCGATGTGACCTTGATCAGCTTCGTCGGTGAGGAAGATGTCTTCTCACTGCCGGAAATCGAAGACTACCTGCAGGAAACGCTGCCGCGTCAGCAGCCACCCCAGGGCCTGCTGTAACGTCTGCTTGCCTCCGACCGGTCACAGAAAGGTGGCCGGTCGCGCAGGGCAGACGAGGTAGATGGCAGTAGCACGCAAAGACGGCGGACAGCTCAGGCTGTTCGCCGTCTTGCGCTCCATGACCCGCAGGTTTGACGACAAGCAGCCAGTCGCCAGTTGTTGTCGACCGGATGTCGTGGGTCAGGGGTGGATGGCCAGTTGAGGAGAGAGACACGCAATGCTGGAAGATAGCCTCAAGGGCGAGATTCAGGGCGCCTATCGCAAGTTGCTCGAGGGTCTTGAGCTGACGCCGCGTTACGGGCAGCGGCTGATGATCGCCGAGATCGCGCGCACCCTGGGCAACATCGAGCAGAATCCGGAAGGCTATCGCCTCGGCAACGAGCATGTCTGCGTGCTGGAGGCCGGTACCGGTACCGGCAAGACGCTGGCCTATCTGCTCTCCGCGCTGCCGGTGGCCAAGGCGCGTGGCAAGCGGCTGGTGGTCTCGACCGCGACCATCGCGCTGCAGGAGCAGGTCATGCATCAGGACCTGCCGGCGCTCAAGAAGCATTCGGGGCTGACCTTCGACTATGCGCTAGCCAAGGGGCGTCGCCGTTACCTGTGCGTGCAGAAGCTGGATCAGGCGCTGGAGGGTGTCGAGGACAACCCGACCATGGCGCTGTTCGAGCGCGACATGATCGCCAGCGACGGCGGCGGCTTCGTGGAGCTGGCCGGCAAGATGGCCGAGGACTATGCCAGCGGCGAGTGGGCAGGGGATCGCGACAGCTGGCCACTGCAGATCGAGGACCGCGACTGGGCGCGTCTGACCACCGACCATCGTCAATGCACCAATCGCCGCTGCAGCCACTTCTCGGCCTGCGCCTTCTTCCGGGCCCGTCGTCAGCTGGAGCAGGCCGATATCATCGTCGCCAACCATGACCTGGTGCTGGCGGATCTCTCGCTGGGTGGCGGGCTGGTGCTGCCATCGCCCAGTGACTGCATCTACGTCTTCGACGAGGCGCACCATCTGCCCGACAAGGCGCTGGATCACTTCCATCACCGTACGCCGATCAATCAGACGCTGCGCTGGCTGGGCAACCTCAAGAAGTCGCTCACCGAGCTGAATGTGGCGCTGGGCAGTCAGCCGACCATTGGCCGTCTGCTGGCGCGCATGCCCGAGTTGCTGGCGGATATCGAGCCGCGTCTGGGCGAGGTGTTCGGGCTGGGGCATCAGCTGGCGGATCTGCCCAATGGGGCTGGCGAGGACGTCACCAATCATCGCTTCGAGCGCGGTCAGGCACCGGAGGCGCTCAAGGAGCTGGGTCACAATCTGCTCAAGGGCTTCGCGGAACTGTCGCGGGCGCTGGAGCAGATCGCCGACATCCTGCGTGAGAGCCTGGACCCGGAGAAGGCCACCGGGCTGCCCAAGGAGAATGCCGAGGACTGGCTGCCGCTGGTGGCCCTGCTGCACGGGCGTGCGCTGGAAGCCCATGCGCTGTGGGAGGCCATCGGCCTGAGCGACCCTGCCGATGGGCCGCCGCATGCGCGCTGGCTTACCTTCGAGCGCTTCAATGGCGAGCCGGAGATGACTGTCTCGGCAAGCCCGGTGTCGGCCGCGGAAACGCTGGCGCGTCACCTGTGGGGCGCCTGTTTCGGCGCAGTGCTGACGTCCGCGACCCTGACGGCGCTCAATCGCTTCGAGCGCCTGCAGGAGCGCGCAGGCCTGGCCAATCGCTATCGCTATCAGCGTCTACCCAGCCCGTTCGATTATGGCAAGGCGGTGCTGGCCATTCCGCGCGAGGCGGTGGAGCCGTCGCCGCCTGGCCCGCATGAGCAGGCGATCGTCGACTTCGTCAATGCGCTGGATGTGCGCGAGGCGGTACTGGTGCTGTTCAGTTCACGCAAGCAGCTGGCGGCGGTCAACAAGGCGCTGGATGGCGAGACGCGCAAGCGGGTGCTGGCGCAGAGCCGTCTGCCCAAGCATGAGCTGCTGAGTCAGCACCGCAAGGCGGTGGATGGCGGGCGTGGCAGCATCATCTTCGGGCTGGCGAGCTTCGCCGAGGGCATCGACCTGCCCGGCAAGTATTTGACCCACGTGGTGATCACGCGGCTGCCGTTCGCGGTGCCGGATGACCCGGTCGGGGCGACGCTGGCGGAGTGGATCGAGTCGCGGGGCGGCAACCCGTTCATGCGTATCGCGGTGCCGGATGTCTCCATCAAGCTGGTACAGGCCTGTGGCCGCCTGATCCGCAAGGAGGCCGATGAAGGGCGTATCACGATTCTTGATCGACGTATCCTGACCAAGCGTTATGGTCAGCAGTTGATCGAGGCACTGCCGCCCTTCGTGCGCGAGATCGATGGCGTGCGTCAGAACTGATGGTTCAGAACTGATGGAGCAGGGCTGAACGGTCAGAGCTGGCCCGTCAGCTGTCGACCCAGCGGCCACAAAAAAGCCCCGCCAATCGGCGGGGCTTTTTCATTCATTCAATGCTGCCGGTCTGAAACCAATGCTCTTAGACTTCTGGCTCAGGCTTCGGCAGGCTGCTCGAGGCGAGCGCGCAGGGCGTCCTTGAGCTTGGCGTCCATGGTCTTGAAGGTGTCTTCGGTGGTCGCCCAGTCGATGCAGGCATCGGTGATGGAGACGCCGTATTCCATCTTGCTGCGGTCGGCATTGATCTTCTGCGCGCCCCAGTTGATGTGCGACTCGACCATCAGACCCATGATGGAGCGATTGCCCTCGAGGATCTGCTGGGTGACGTTTTCCAGCACCAGCGGCTGCAGGCCCGGGTCCTTGTTGGAGTTGGCGTGGGAGCAGTCGACCATCAGGTTGGCGGTGACGCCGGCCTTGGCCAGTTCCTGCTCGGCCAGCGCGACGCTGACGCTGTCGTAGTTCGGCTTGCCGTTGCCGCCACGCAGCACGACGTGACCGTAGGCGTTGCCGCGGGTGCGGATGATCGCGACCTGACCGGCCTGGTTGATGCCGAGGAAGTTGTGGCCGTGGGACACGGACTGCAGGGCGTTGACGGCGACATCCAGCGAGCCATCGGTGCCGTTCTTGAAGCCGACCGGGCACGACAGGCCAGAGGCCATCTCGCGGTGGGTCTGGGATTCGGTGGTGCGTGCGCCGATGGCGGACCAGCTGATGCAGTCCTGCAGGTACTGCGGGGAGATCGGGTCGAGGGCCTCGGTGGCCAGCGGCAGGCCCATCTCGGCCAGTTCGACCAGCAGGCCGCGCGCGATGTGCAGGCCTTCCTCGATCTCGAAGGTGTCATTGAGATGCGGGTCGTTGATCAGGCCTTTCCAGCCGACGGTGGTGCGCGGCTTCTCGAAGTAGACACGCATCACGATGTAGAGGCTGTCCTTCACTTCCTCGGCCAGCACCTTCAGGCGGCGCGCGTAGTCACGGGCGGCGTCCAGGTCATGGATGGAGCAGGGGCCGACCACGACCAGCAGGCGCGGGTCTTCACCGTCCAGAATGCGCTGGATGGTGCGACGGCCTTCGATGACGGTCTCTTCGGCCTTGGCGGTCAGCGGGATGTCCTGCTTGAGCGCTTCGGGGGTGATCAGCACGTCCTGTGACAGGACGTTGAGGTTGTTGACGTGTTGTTCTGACATGACAGTGTCCTGAGCGGTGTGCGGTCTGCATGGCTGCTAGCAGAGTCAGACGAGCGTCTTCGCGCCCGCCATCCGTGTTGTGCGTACTGAATGACGTCCATGGTATCTGCTGCATGCCGGCTTGTCAGCGTGCTTTGGTCAAATTTAATCAACTGTCAAGCTGAGTGGCGATGACTTGAAGCCCGTGGGTGTCAATGCGAGCGTAAATTGTAAAGAAATCGTTACGCTTTGACGTGTCAGCGTCGCCAAACGCTGTCATGACAGGAGTGAACACGCAAAACCTGAGGCTTTGACGGCATGGCGTCTTGCCGTACAAATGATAAACAGGAACACTGTGCGTTGATTTTGGTCGCGTCAGCGGGCCGCCGGGCGGTTTTTCGCCCCGCGCCAGGCATCGCATCCATCACTACGAATATCAAAGGGGCCGGATAACGCATGCGCGAGTCGCAATTCCTGTCAGGTGCTGATGCCCCGGGGATTCCTGATGTGGAGTCCGCAAGCGGTGCCTCCACTCCCGCGGAGGGAGCGAGTGAATGAGTGTCAATGAAACGGACCAGCAGTTGGTCGAGCGCGCCCAGAAAGGGGATAACCGCGCCTTCGATCTGCTGGTCAGGAAATATCAGCACAAGATTCTCGGCCTGATCAGCCGTTACGTACACGATCATTCAGAAGTGCAGGATGTCGCCCAGGAAGCCTTCATCAAGGCCTATCGTGCGTTGCCCAACTTCCGGGCCGAGAGTGCCTTCTATACCTGGATGTACCGGATCGCCATCAATACGGCCAAGAATCATCTGGTCTCGCGGGGCCGTCGTCCGCCGGGTACCGACATGGATATCGGCGATGCCGAGGTGGTCGATCAATCCGGTCGCCTGTCGGACATCGAGACGCCGGAAGCCGCCATGGCGCGTGATGAGCTGGAGAAGGTGGTCTTCGAGGCCATCGAGAAGCTGCCCGAAGACCTGCGCACCGCCATCACGCTGCGCGAATTCGATGGCCTGTCCTATGAGGATATCGCCGAGGTGATGCAGTGCCCGGTGGGCACGGTGCGTTCGCGTATCTTCCGCGCACGTGAAGCGGTCGACAAGGCGATCCAGGGGCTGGTCAGTCCCGCCGCGGCGGTGTCAGCCGTCGAGTGATGTCGCTGTTCTGCGTCGCCCCTGTGAGAGAAGAGCTACAAAAATTTTTGTTGGTTAAATTCAATCAACTCAGTGGCTTGGCGAAATCTTGCAGCTAAAGTGAATGTTTTCTGAACGAATGGCGGAACAATCCGTGCGGCGCGTGTTCTTACTGTTCAGTAGTCATGTAGCTCAGCGACTGCGTGCATGAGCGCTGGAAAGTCGAGTGGTGAGGGGCAGGCACGAAAGCCCCTCTTCCACAGCGCAGTAACGCTGTTTGCCGTTGGCCCGCCCGGGCCATCAGCCGCCATGGTGAATGACGCCATTTGTTGCCAGGAGTGCAGGTTGAAGTCGTCGTTCAATCTGACGAGTGTGAGGGTATTTACGCATGAATCTGAAGACCACCGAATCCGTGAAGGAGTCGCTGTCCGCGCTGATGGATGCGGAGGGTGACGAGCTGGATCTGCGTCGTGTCCTCAAGGGGCTCGATGAGTCTCCTGAGGCTGCAGACACCTGGCGCCGCTATCACCTGGCGCGCAGTGCCATGCATCGTGAGCGTGAAAGTACCTTCACTCTGGATATCGCGTCGGCGGTCAGCGCTGAGGTCGAGCTGATCTCCCGTGAGGCTCCCGCGAGCGCACCGCCCGTAGCCGAGCGCCGCAGCCTGTTCTCCTTTGCCGGTTCCGCCGCCATCGCGGCAGGTGTCGCGGTGATGGTGATCACCGGCGTGCAGGTCTTCAATGGCGGTGACAATGGGGTGCCCGGCGGCGTGAACAGCGGTGCAGAGCTTGCCAGTGGCTCTTCCATCAACCAGGGTGGTTCCGCCATCCAGGGAGGCACCGTGCGTCAGGTCAGCCAGCCGTCGGTGAATGCCGAGGCGTCTCAGTGGGTGCAGCCCGGCGCCAACAACGGCTTGATGCAGGTCGGCGTGACGCCCTCCAGCTCGCGTCCGATGTTCATGGCGCCGCAGAGTGGCAGCTACGATTCCGGCATGTCGTCTAGCAATGTCGCCGCGGCGGACCTCGCCCAGCGGCGCCTGCTCGAGGCCTACCTGAGCCAGCATTCCTCGCGCGGCCCGGTGCCGGAGCGCAGCGAGTGGATCAGCCTGCAGGATGTTGCCCAGTAACATTCGCGGGATGACTGACTTGCGTGACCTCGCTGCCTAGGCAGATGAAAGCAGCATGGATGAACGTAAAAAAGAGGGGCGGCCAATGGCCGCCCCTCTTTTCTTGTCTGTATATCCTGGTTGCGCCCACATGACCTGGTCGCGTCCGGCCAGCGCCGTCACTTGCCGGTGTGACCACGCTCGGCCTCAGTCATGCAGATAGCGATCTGCCGTCTGGATGTAGAGTGCCTCGACCTTGGCGCGTGCCCAGGGCGTGCGGCGCAGAAACTTGAGGCTCGAGTTGATGCTCGGGTCGCTGAGGAAGCAGTTGATGGGAATCAGCTCGCCCAGGGTCTCGAAGCCGTAGTGGTCCACCAGCCAGGTCAGCAGTGCCTTGAGGGTGACGCCGTGCAGCGGGTCCAGGCGGGAAGTGGATGGGGGTGCGTCGCTCATGCGGGCTCCTGTTGATGGTATCGTGGGCGCTTGACTGTCTTTGAGGCGCGAATCGGGCCTGAGGCGCGTGAACTGCCGCCGTGAATGACGCTATTCTACGCGTATGTGTCGCCAGTGCGCGGCGAGTTTTTGCAGGAGTCAGCAAGATGATGCAGGAAGAGGGGCAGGTCACGGGGCATGGCAAGGAAGGCGTCTGGGTCGAGACCCAGCGTCGTTCCACCTGTGGTGCCTGCAATGCGCGCAGTAGCTGTGGCAGTGGCCTGTTGAGCCAGTTTTCCCGTCGCAAGCCGCATCGCGTGCTGATCCATGTGCCGGCGGGCGAAGACTTGCCGATGGTGGGTGAGCGGGTGGTGATCGGCATCGATGAGTCGGCGTTTCTGCGCAGTGCGGGCCTGCTGTATGGCCTGCCGCTGGTCAGCGGCATGCTGGGGGGGATCGTGGCCGAGCAGCTGGCGGGCGCTGGCACCCTGGCGGTGCCGTTGGGCTTCGCGCTCTCGTTGGCGGCGGGCCTGATGGTCGTGCGCTGGCATGCCGCGCGCCCTGAGCGGCAGGCACTCTACCGGCCGCGACTGATGCGTCGTCTCGGCATGGATGCGATGGCAATCAAGGCGCTGTAGTCGGCTTGCTCAAGTGATGACGTGCTCAAGCGATAGCGGTAGTCGACTCTCTCGGCAGGTCGGGGGAGTGACTTGTATTGCCGACAGGTGGCGACGTCAGTCTGCATTGGGCCGGCATCGGCACCTGTCGGATGTTGGCGACGCATGGTTGCGTCCAACGCGGCACCAATCGCTGAACTTCAACGACGCTTCGACGTCAATGAGAAGGACGCCGCCAGCGATGTGACGCTGCCATCGTCAGTAGTTGCGTGATTGCACGCCTGATAACAAGTGATGACAGGACGTACCAGGAGCCGCACTGATGAAATCCCTTTCCCGCCTGATGGTACCTGCCTTGGCCATGGCTGCCCTGATGGGCTCCCAGCTGGTCCAGGCTCGTGAATTGCCCGACTTCACCCAGCTGGTCAAGGACTCGGCACCCGCGGTGGTCAATATCGCGACCACCACCGAGATCCAGCGCAGCTCGGGGCCGGTGTTCCGGGGGCCCAATGGCGAAGAGATGCCCGAATTCTTCAAGCGCTTCTTCGGTGATCAACTGCCTGGCCCGGGCCGCGGGGGTATCGAGAAGCGCTCCAGCCTCGGGTCTGGCTTCATCATCTCCGATGATGGCTACATCATGACCAATGCCCATGTCATCGACGGTGCCGATGAGGTGATGGTGCGCCTCAACGACCGTCGCGAACTCAAGGCGCAGGTGGTCGGTGAGGACAAGAAGACCGATATCGCGCTGCTCAAGGTCAAGGCGGAAGATCTGCCGACCTTGCCGATGGGCGACAGTGATGCGTTGGAAGTCGGCGAATGGGTGGCCGCGATCGGCTCACCGTTCGGCTTCGATCATTCCGTCACCGCCGGTATCGTCAGCGCCATCGATCGCACCCTGCCGTCGGACGCCTATGTGCCGTTCATCCAGACCGATGTGGCGATCAATCCGGGCAACTCCGGTGGGCCGCTGTTCGATCTCGATGGCGATGTGGTGGGCATCAACTCCCAGATCTATACCCGCTCCGGCGGCTTCATGGGCGTGAGCTTCGCGATTCCGATCAATGTGGCGATGGATGTCGCCGACAAGCTCAAGACCGATGGGCGCGTGGACCGCGGCTGGCTGGGCGTCGTCATCCAGCCGGTATCCAAGGATCTGGCCGAATCCTTCGGGCTGGACCGCGCGCGCGGTGCGCTGATCGCCGATCTTGATCCGGATGGCCCGGCCGCCGCCGCTGGCCTCAAGAGTGGTGACATCATCACTGCCGTGGATGGCAAGGCGGTCGAGAGCTCGACTTACCTACCGCGCATGGTCGGTGCCAGCTCGCCGGGCGATTCGCTCAAGCTCTCCATCCTGCGCGATGGCAAGAGCCAGACGCTGACCGCCAAGGTCGGCCATTGGCCGGGCAGCGAGCAGGCGCATGCCGCCAAGGCCAGTGATGACAAGCAGGGGCTGGGCGTTGCGGTGGCAGAGCTCGACAAGGCCAGCTTGAACGAGCTCAATCTGGATCATGGGGTGCGCGTGATGGAAGTCGACCCGCAGGGCGTGGCCGCCGAGGCGGGCATCAGCACTGGCGATGTGCTGGTCGAGCTCAATCAGCAGCCGTTGACCAGCGTGCAGGCGCTGCGCGATGTGGTCGCCGAGCTGCCGACCAATCGTCCGGTCTCGCTGCGCCTGGTGCGCAATGGTCGCCCGCTGTATATCGCACTGCGCATGCGTGCCGACAGCGACGAGTGATCCAGTCAGCGCCTGAGGCTAGTGACGAAAACGTGAGCGACAAGAGTGCAGGCAACAGAAGGTGACCGCCACCGGCACGATGGCGGTCACTCCGGCAGCAGACGGGGCGCACGGGCGACTGTGCGCCCCGTCTGCTGCCGGGTGGCCCTGCGGCTCACCCGAGTTCAGGTGGGCTGTGACAGGGCCCGGACGGGCGCAAAAGGCAACGCCTTCTATCATCGCTTGTGGTCGGACTGTACAATGCGTGCAATTCGATTTCCGTCGTCTCCCGTGTTGGCCGTGTGATTTCACGGAGGCGGGCACAAATACAGAGCAGTGATCCATGACCGAACGCGTAACGCCGCCGTCCTTGAAGCATATCCGCAACTTCTCAATCATCGCCCACATCGACCACGGCAAGTCCACGCTGGCTGACCGCATCATCCAGCTGTGCGAAGGCTTGAGCGATCGTGAGCTCAAGGAGCAGGTGCTTGACTCGATGGACATCGAGCGCGAGCGCGGCATCACCATCAAGGCCCAGTCGGTGACCCTCGACTACCACGCCGATGATGGCAATACCTATCAGCTGAACTTCATCGATACCCCGGGGCACGTCGACTTCTCCTATGAAGTCTCGCGCTCGCTGTATGCCTGTGAAGGGGCGCTGCTGGTGGT
It includes:
- the rpoE gene encoding RNA polymerase sigma factor RpoE, whose translation is MSVNETDQQLVERAQKGDNRAFDLLVRKYQHKILGLISRYVHDHSEVQDVAQEAFIKAYRALPNFRAESAFYTWMYRIAINTAKNHLVSRGRRPPGTDMDIGDAEVVDQSGRLSDIETPEAAMARDELEKVVFEAIEKLPEDLRTAITLREFDGLSYEDIAEVMQCPVGTVRSRIFRAREAVDKAIQGLVSPAAAVSAVE
- a CDS encoding DEAD/DEAH box helicase, giving the protein MSETDQTQPAAEQTQQEPQDPNQKPRKPKRRRRKPRRSQSKWNLDQFPVAPVAGQWRFHDFDLPLPLMRAIQKAGFEYCTPIQAQTFEKALLGGDVVGRAQTGSGKTAAFLIATLAYFLEEKAPEGQKPGAPRAVIIAPTRELALQIEKDAKAFSEFARISVACVVGGMDYQKQRERLERKVDLLVATPGRLLDFHTKRDVDLSETEVLVVDEADRMLSMGFIPDVKRIIRATPRPEERQTLLFSAELSSDVLGLAEQWTHEATQVAVEHEATAAIAADNDAVQTYTVSDDDKLRLLINLVKQGEMERSVVFGNSRGLVRKINAALKEAGIESAVMSGAETQTERLEAHEAFRNGKLKVLVVSDVAGRGFALEDATHAINFTLPEVPEDYVHRASFSDVTLISFVGEEDVFSLPEIEDYLQETLPRQQPPQGLL
- a CDS encoding sigma-E factor negative regulatory protein; this encodes MNLKTTESVKESLSALMDAEGDELDLRRVLKGLDESPEAADTWRRYHLARSAMHRERESTFTLDIASAVSAEVELISREAPASAPPVAERRSLFSFAGSAAIAAGVAVMVITGVQVFNGGDNGVPGGVNSGAELASGSSINQGGSAIQGGTVRQVSQPSVNAEASQWVQPGANNGLMQVGVTPSSSRPMFMAPQSGSYDSGMSSSNVAAADLAQRRLLEAYLSQHSSRGPVPERSEWISLQDVAQ
- a CDS encoding DegQ family serine endoprotease; the encoded protein is MKSLSRLMVPALAMAALMGSQLVQARELPDFTQLVKDSAPAVVNIATTTEIQRSSGPVFRGPNGEEMPEFFKRFFGDQLPGPGRGGIEKRSSLGSGFIISDDGYIMTNAHVIDGADEVMVRLNDRRELKAQVVGEDKKTDIALLKVKAEDLPTLPMGDSDALEVGEWVAAIGSPFGFDHSVTAGIVSAIDRTLPSDAYVPFIQTDVAINPGNSGGPLFDLDGDVVGINSQIYTRSGGFMGVSFAIPINVAMDVADKLKTDGRVDRGWLGVVIQPVSKDLAESFGLDRARGALIADLDPDGPAAAAGLKSGDIITAVDGKAVESSTYLPRMVGASSPGDSLKLSILRDGKSQTLTAKVGHWPGSEQAHAAKASDDKQGLGVAVAELDKASLNELNLDHGVRVMEVDPQGVAAEAGISTGDVLVELNQQPLTSVQALRDVVAELPTNRPVSLRLVRNGRPLYIALRMRADSDE
- a CDS encoding VF530 family DNA-binding protein — encoded protein: MSDAPPSTSRLDPLHGVTLKALLTWLVDHYGFETLGELIPINCFLSDPSINSSLKFLRRTPWARAKVEALYIQTADRYLHD
- the dinG gene encoding ATP-dependent DNA helicase DinG, coding for MLEDSLKGEIQGAYRKLLEGLELTPRYGQRLMIAEIARTLGNIEQNPEGYRLGNEHVCVLEAGTGTGKTLAYLLSALPVAKARGKRLVVSTATIALQEQVMHQDLPALKKHSGLTFDYALAKGRRRYLCVQKLDQALEGVEDNPTMALFERDMIASDGGGFVELAGKMAEDYASGEWAGDRDSWPLQIEDRDWARLTTDHRQCTNRRCSHFSACAFFRARRQLEQADIIVANHDLVLADLSLGGGLVLPSPSDCIYVFDEAHHLPDKALDHFHHRTPINQTLRWLGNLKKSLTELNVALGSQPTIGRLLARMPELLADIEPRLGEVFGLGHQLADLPNGAGEDVTNHRFERGQAPEALKELGHNLLKGFAELSRALEQIADILRESLDPEKATGLPKENAEDWLPLVALLHGRALEAHALWEAIGLSDPADGPPHARWLTFERFNGEPEMTVSASPVSAAETLARHLWGACFGAVLTSATLTALNRFERLQERAGLANRYRYQRLPSPFDYGKAVLAIPREAVEPSPPGPHEQAIVDFVNALDVREAVLVLFSSRKQLAAVNKALDGETRKRVLAQSRLPKHELLSQHRKAVDGGRGSIIFGLASFAEGIDLPGKYLTHVVITRLPFAVPDDPVGATLAEWIESRGGNPFMRIAVPDVSIKLVQACGRLIRKEADEGRITILDRRILTKRYGQQLIEALPPFVREIDGVRQN
- a CDS encoding SoxR reducing system RseC family protein produces the protein MMQEEGQVTGHGKEGVWVETQRRSTCGACNARSSCGSGLLSQFSRRKPHRVLIHVPAGEDLPMVGERVVIGIDESAFLRSAGLLYGLPLVSGMLGGIVAEQLAGAGTLAVPLGFALSLAAGLMVVRWHAARPERQALYRPRLMRRLGMDAMAIKAL
- a CDS encoding 3-deoxy-7-phosphoheptulonate synthase, giving the protein MSEQHVNNLNVLSQDVLITPEALKQDIPLTAKAEETVIEGRRTIQRILDGEDPRLLVVVGPCSIHDLDAARDYARRLKVLAEEVKDSLYIVMRVYFEKPRTTVGWKGLINDPHLNDTFEIEEGLHIARGLLVELAEMGLPLATEALDPISPQYLQDCISWSAIGARTTESQTHREMASGLSCPVGFKNGTDGSLDVAVNALQSVSHGHNFLGINQAGQVAIIRTRGNAYGHVVLRGGNGKPNYDSVSVALAEQELAKAGVTANLMVDCSHANSNKDPGLQPLVLENVTQQILEGNRSIMGLMVESHINWGAQKINADRSKMEYGVSITDACIDWATTEDTFKTMDAKLKDALRARLEQPAEA